A single region of the Alteriqipengyuania flavescens genome encodes:
- a CDS encoding OmpA family protein, whose amino-acid sequence MSNIKTPAASFIALALVGAGLPAAAQQQPAEVAAEASQSILVKGQVPADISDLPDGPDIEGIISDRLGSAMEVTTPAGEATMVGLSQGTSIKGRGGFLGLGRTEVTGDMLLAGLPVEIETVQWGGGLLAKRVRFSNSDLETAQMIRGGTAGQFARQGAAIEANTEAAEALRGRMGEIDNYDVVGVTNVYFDTGKWSLPGTAERELCAAAMQADSIDNSLLLVVGYTDSVGDEDYNQILSERRASRVVNTLQQKCSWKPWRMLSPTGMAESDPTADNSTAAGRAQNRRVSVNILVSKAAQGL is encoded by the coding sequence ATGTCCAACATCAAGACACCCGCGGCGTCGTTCATCGCCCTCGCGCTCGTCGGCGCGGGCCTGCCCGCCGCGGCGCAGCAGCAGCCCGCCGAAGTCGCGGCGGAAGCCAGCCAGTCCATCCTCGTCAAAGGGCAGGTCCCTGCCGACATCTCGGACCTGCCCGACGGGCCGGACATCGAAGGCATCATCTCGGACCGTCTCGGCAGCGCGATGGAAGTGACGACGCCGGCCGGCGAGGCGACGATGGTCGGCCTGAGCCAGGGCACCAGCATCAAGGGCCGCGGCGGTTTTCTCGGCCTCGGCCGAACCGAAGTGACCGGCGACATGCTGCTCGCCGGCCTGCCGGTGGAAATCGAAACCGTGCAGTGGGGCGGCGGACTGCTTGCCAAGCGGGTGCGCTTCTCCAACTCCGACCTCGAAACCGCGCAGATGATCCGCGGCGGCACCGCCGGCCAGTTCGCGCGGCAGGGTGCGGCGATCGAGGCCAACACCGAAGCTGCCGAGGCGCTGCGCGGCCGCATGGGCGAGATCGACAATTACGACGTCGTCGGCGTGACCAATGTCTATTTCGACACCGGCAAATGGAGCCTGCCCGGCACCGCCGAGCGCGAGCTGTGCGCCGCCGCGATGCAGGCCGACAGCATCGACAATTCGCTGCTGCTGGTCGTGGGCTACACCGACTCCGTGGGTGACGAGGATTACAACCAGATCCTGAGCGAACGTCGTGCCAGCCGCGTGGTCAACACGCTGCAGCAGAAATGCAGCTGGAAACCCTGGCGCATGCTCTCGCCGACCGGCATGGCCGAATCCGACCCCACGGCGGACAACAGCACCGCCGCCGGGCGCGCGCAGAACCGCCGCGTTTCGGTGAACATCCTGGTCAGCAAGGCCGCGCAGGGCCTCTGA
- a CDS encoding winged helix-turn-helix transcriptional regulator: MEIAQDGTSARDRNRGVTLAVPDAPACQAINDLLSRIGDKWTVRVVMALAEEDLRFSELRRRIDSISQRMLTRTLRALERDGIVSRTVTPSVPVRVDYALTPLGESLSAPVAAIAGWAMENQAAMMQARANYDAADAR, encoded by the coding sequence ATGGAGATAGCGCAAGATGGCACATCCGCGCGGGATAGGAACAGGGGTGTAACCCTTGCGGTTCCCGATGCGCCGGCGTGCCAGGCCATCAACGACCTGCTTTCGCGCATCGGCGACAAATGGACCGTGCGCGTGGTAATGGCGCTGGCGGAAGAGGACCTGCGCTTCAGCGAGCTGCGGCGGCGGATCGACAGTATTTCGCAGCGCATGCTCACCCGCACGCTGCGGGCGCTGGAGCGGGACGGGATCGTCTCGCGCACGGTCACGCCTTCGGTGCCGGTGCGCGTCGACTATGCGCTCACCCCGCTGGGCGAGAGCCTGAGCGCGCCGGTCGCCGCGATCGCGGGTTGGGCAATGGAAAACCAGGCGGCGATGATGCAGGCGCGCGCCAATTACGATGCTGCGGACGCGCGGTAG
- the metF gene encoding methylenetetrahydrofolate reductase [NAD(P)H] — MTTQLNPAHERAVAYEEPLFGGLPGDMRASFEFFPPRTEKMEAQLWDAVQELKPLDPAFVSVTYGAGGSTRERTHDTVKRIIAEAGIPAAAHLTCVDASKAETRAVAEQYWEAGVRHIVALRGDAGEPGAAFTPHPDGFASAAELVAGLKEVADFEISVAAYPETHPDASCPDSDIDNLARKLDAGATRAITQFFFAPETYFAFRDKLDARGITAPVVPGILPVTNVAQARKFAGLCGAQIPEWMDGLFEGLDERPGARDLVAATVAAELVRRLYAGGVRDFHFYTLNRAKLSYAICHLLGMRPKDAAHG; from the coding sequence ATGACCACCCAGCTCAACCCTGCCCACGAGCGCGCAGTCGCGTACGAAGAACCGCTGTTCGGCGGGCTTCCGGGCGACATGCGCGCCAGCTTCGAATTCTTCCCGCCCAGAACAGAGAAGATGGAAGCGCAGTTGTGGGACGCGGTGCAGGAACTTAAGCCGCTCGATCCTGCGTTCGTGTCCGTCACATATGGCGCGGGCGGTTCCACGCGGGAGCGGACGCACGACACGGTGAAGCGGATCATCGCGGAAGCCGGCATTCCCGCTGCCGCGCACCTCACCTGCGTCGATGCCAGCAAGGCGGAAACGCGTGCCGTGGCGGAGCAATACTGGGAAGCGGGCGTGCGCCACATCGTCGCCCTGCGCGGCGATGCCGGCGAGCCGGGCGCCGCCTTCACGCCGCATCCGGACGGGTTCGCAAGCGCGGCTGAGCTAGTCGCGGGCCTGAAGGAAGTCGCCGATTTCGAGATTTCGGTCGCCGCCTATCCCGAGACCCATCCCGACGCCTCTTGCCCCGACAGCGACATTGACAACCTCGCCCGCAAGCTCGACGCGGGCGCGACGCGGGCGATCACGCAGTTCTTCTTCGCGCCGGAAACCTATTTCGCCTTCCGCGACAAGCTGGATGCGCGGGGCATCACCGCGCCGGTGGTACCGGGCATCCTGCCAGTGACCAACGTCGCCCAGGCGCGCAAGTTCGCCGGGCTGTGCGGTGCGCAGATCCCGGAATGGATGGACGGTTTGTTCGAAGGGCTGGACGAACGGCCCGGCGCGCGCGACCTCGTCGCCGCGACGGTCGCCGCCGAACTGGTGCGCCGCCTTTATGCCGGCGGTGTGCGGGACTTCCATTTCTACACGCTCAACCGCGCGAAGCTGAGCTACGCGATCTGCCACCTGCTCGGCATGCGCCCGAAGGATGCGGCCCATGGGTAA
- a CDS encoding FMN-dependent NADH-azoreductase yields MQILRIDSATTGEQSVSRRISQMIADHFSEKHPDATFVTRDLSTDPVPHLDPVTTAAVRTAPETHEESVERAYPEQKGVLDEFLGSDIVIIGAPMYNFSVPSNLKAWMDRLAVPGVTFGYSENGPEGKAGGRRVIIASSRGGEYGDDNSIDHQESLLKGFMGFLGIDSVDVIRVEKVGYGEEAIEEGIAAAKKEIASL; encoded by the coding sequence ATGCAAATCCTCCGCATCGACAGCGCCACCACCGGCGAACAGTCCGTCTCGCGCCGTATCAGCCAGATGATCGCCGACCACTTTTCCGAAAAGCACCCCGATGCGACTTTCGTCACCCGCGACCTGTCGACGGACCCGGTTCCCCATCTCGACCCGGTGACCACCGCCGCCGTGCGCACCGCGCCCGAAACGCACGAAGAATCGGTCGAGCGCGCCTATCCCGAACAGAAGGGGGTGCTCGATGAATTCCTCGGTTCCGACATCGTGATTATTGGCGCGCCGATGTATAATTTCTCGGTCCCGTCGAACCTCAAGGCGTGGATGGACCGGCTGGCAGTGCCCGGCGTCACTTTCGGCTATTCGGAGAACGGCCCGGAAGGCAAGGCCGGAGGACGGCGCGTGATCATCGCCTCGTCCCGCGGCGGCGAATATGGCGACGACAACTCGATAGACCACCAGGAAAGCCTGCTGAAGGGCTTCATGGGCTTTCTCGGCATCGACAGCGTCGACGTGATCCGCGTCGAAAAGGTCGGCTACGGCGAAGAAGCGATCGAGGAAGGCATCGCCGCCGCCAAGAAGGAAATTGCTTCGCTGTAA
- a CDS encoding sulfite exporter TauE/SafE family protein translates to MRVGGLGLLAGWMALLLLAPLDGELLQRLWFLPGVGVVGAIIANTSGTGGGVVFVPVFNALREFAVMDLSPLQIVGVSMGIQSFGMTMGALRWTDRLFHQPPPAPGEALVRPRDFAIVTLGVLCVSLPLLLLVQRFATFDAQLVLLGYKAFSIVLGLVLIVSTWTVNRTRPERARLERVDLVALLLIAIPGGMITPLFSVGIGELVALYLFIRHYPILLCTGTACAISSASMIAGVLWHVEAATIRWEVVLLAAPAAVLGGFLARPIALWLGARRLKTLAGLWIVLSALYLVWLAAV, encoded by the coding sequence GTGCGCGTCGGCGGCCTTGGCCTGCTTGCCGGATGGATGGCGCTGCTCCTCCTCGCGCCGCTCGATGGCGAGCTGCTGCAAAGACTATGGTTTCTGCCCGGGGTCGGCGTCGTCGGGGCGATCATCGCCAACACCTCCGGCACAGGAGGCGGGGTTGTCTTCGTGCCGGTGTTCAACGCCTTGCGCGAATTTGCGGTCATGGACCTCTCGCCCCTGCAGATCGTGGGCGTTTCGATGGGCATCCAGTCCTTCGGCATGACGATGGGCGCGCTGCGCTGGACCGATCGGTTGTTCCACCAACCGCCACCGGCCCCCGGCGAAGCGCTGGTTCGCCCGCGCGATTTCGCCATCGTCACGCTGGGCGTGCTATGCGTGTCCCTGCCCCTGCTCCTGCTTGTCCAGCGCTTCGCGACATTCGACGCGCAGCTGGTCCTGCTCGGCTACAAGGCGTTCTCCATCGTCCTCGGCCTGGTCCTCATCGTGTCCACCTGGACGGTGAACCGCACACGGCCGGAACGCGCGCGGCTGGAGCGGGTCGACCTCGTTGCCCTCCTCCTCATCGCGATCCCGGGCGGCATGATCACGCCGCTGTTCTCGGTCGGCATCGGGGAGCTTGTCGCGCTCTATCTCTTCATCCGGCACTACCCGATCCTGCTGTGTACCGGCACGGCCTGCGCGATCTCCTCGGCCAGCATGATCGCGGGGGTCCTGTGGCATGTCGAGGCAGCGACCATCCGGTGGGAAGTCGTCCTGCTCGCGGCGCCTGCCGCCGTGCTAGGCGGGTTCCTCGCCCGGCCCATTGCCCTGTGGCTTGGTGCCCGGCGCCTAAAGACGCTTGCGGGCCTGTGGATCGTGCTGTCGGCGCTCTACCTCGTCTGGCTGGCTGCGGTCTGA
- the metH gene encoding methionine synthase, giving the protein MSDLSTARFVNIGERTNVTGSARFKKLIMAGDYDAAVEVARQQVENGAQVIDVNMDEGLLDAEAAMTTFLKLIAAEPDIARVPVMIDSSKFEVIEAGLKCVSGKPIVNSISMKEGEDAFLQHARICRDYGAAVVVMAFDEEGQADTKERKVEICTRAYKLLTENGFPAEDIIFDPNIFAVATGIEEHNRYGLDFIEAVAEIKAACPRAKTSGGLSNLSFSFRGNEPVRRAMHSVFLYHAIPAGLDMAIVNAGQLDVYDAIDPKLREACEDVILCRDDGATERLIELAESFRGKSAADEKAAEEWRSYDVKRRLEHALVKGIDAHIVEDTEEARQAAGRPIEVIEGPLMDGMNVVGDLFGSGKMFLPQVVKSARVMKKAVAHLIPFIEAEKDLLPEAERKAKGKIVMATVKGDVHDIGKNIVGVVLQCNGYEVIDLGVMVPWSKILETAREEKADIIGLSGLITPSLDEMVTVAEEMQNAGMDLPLLIGGATTSKVHTALRIDGAYEGPVIHVLDASRAVGVASRLLSETQRDDFVDETAGEYEKVRAARAGKSPSVLLSLEEARANHYDPFYSDKPAPPLKPGLHVFEDWDLADLRRYIDWTPFFRTWELHGNYPAILEDEVVGETAQQLFTEANAMLDRIVAEKWLTARGVAGFWPCARDGDDITVHVDEGEHPVFPFLRQQVKKSRDRANMCLADFIDPAGDWIGGFAVGIHGIDSHSERFRADKDDYSDILLKALADRFAEAFAEALHRHTRTDLWGYAPAEQFDNVALIKEQYRGIRPAPGYPACPDHSLKPMLFDLLDAEANAGLSLTENFAMWPTAAVCGFYFGHPESEYFGVARIGRDQLEDYAQRRGVDLATAERWLRPNLD; this is encoded by the coding sequence ATGTCCGACCTCAGCACCGCCCGCTTCGTCAATATCGGCGAACGCACCAACGTGACCGGCAGCGCCCGGTTCAAGAAACTGATCATGGCCGGCGATTACGACGCCGCCGTCGAAGTCGCGCGCCAGCAGGTGGAGAACGGCGCGCAGGTGATCGACGTGAACATGGACGAAGGCCTGCTCGACGCGGAAGCGGCGATGACCACCTTCCTCAAGCTGATCGCGGCGGAACCCGATATCGCTCGCGTTCCGGTGATGATCGACTCATCGAAATTCGAAGTGATCGAAGCCGGGCTGAAATGCGTTTCCGGCAAGCCGATCGTCAATTCGATCAGCATGAAGGAAGGCGAGGACGCTTTCCTCCAGCATGCGCGCATCTGCCGCGATTACGGGGCCGCGGTCGTGGTCATGGCCTTTGACGAGGAAGGCCAGGCCGACACGAAAGAGCGCAAGGTCGAAATCTGCACTCGCGCCTACAAGCTGCTGACCGAAAACGGCTTTCCGGCCGAGGACATCATCTTCGATCCCAATATTTTCGCCGTCGCGACGGGGATCGAGGAGCACAACCGCTACGGGCTCGACTTCATCGAGGCGGTGGCTGAGATCAAGGCAGCCTGCCCCCGCGCGAAGACCAGCGGCGGCCTGTCCAACCTGTCCTTCAGCTTCCGCGGCAACGAACCGGTGCGCCGCGCGATGCATTCGGTCTTCCTCTATCACGCCATTCCCGCCGGGCTCGACATGGCGATCGTCAACGCCGGGCAGCTCGACGTGTACGACGCGATCGACCCCAAGCTGCGCGAGGCGTGCGAGGATGTGATCCTGTGCCGCGACGACGGCGCGACGGAGCGGCTGATCGAACTGGCCGAAAGCTTCCGCGGGAAGAGCGCGGCGGACGAAAAGGCCGCCGAGGAATGGCGCAGCTACGACGTCAAACGCCGGCTGGAGCACGCACTGGTCAAGGGTATCGACGCGCATATCGTGGAAGACACGGAAGAAGCGCGCCAGGCCGCCGGCCGCCCCATCGAGGTCATTGAAGGCCCGCTGATGGACGGCATGAACGTGGTCGGCGACCTGTTCGGCAGCGGCAAGATGTTCCTGCCCCAAGTCGTCAAGTCCGCCCGCGTGATGAAGAAGGCGGTGGCCCACCTCATCCCTTTCATCGAAGCGGAAAAGGACCTGCTGCCCGAAGCCGAGCGCAAGGCGAAGGGCAAGATCGTGATGGCGACCGTGAAGGGCGACGTCCACGATATCGGCAAGAACATCGTCGGCGTCGTCCTGCAGTGCAACGGTTATGAGGTGATCGACCTCGGCGTGATGGTGCCGTGGTCGAAAATCCTGGAAACCGCGCGCGAGGAAAAGGCCGACATCATCGGCCTGTCCGGCCTGATCACGCCTTCGCTGGACGAGATGGTCACGGTAGCGGAAGAGATGCAGAATGCGGGGATGGACCTGCCGCTGCTGATCGGCGGCGCGACGACCAGCAAGGTCCACACGGCGCTGCGCATCGACGGCGCGTACGAAGGGCCGGTCATCCACGTGCTCGACGCCAGCCGCGCGGTCGGCGTCGCCAGCCGCCTGCTATCCGAAACGCAGCGCGACGACTTCGTGGACGAGACGGCGGGCGAATATGAAAAGGTTCGCGCCGCACGCGCAGGCAAGTCCCCCAGCGTCCTCCTCAGCCTGGAGGAAGCGCGGGCGAACCATTACGACCCGTTCTATTCCGACAAGCCGGCCCCGCCGCTGAAACCCGGCCTGCACGTCTTCGAAGACTGGGACCTGGCGGATTTGCGCCGGTATATCGACTGGACGCCCTTCTTCCGCACGTGGGAGCTGCACGGCAATTATCCCGCGATCCTGGAGGACGAGGTGGTCGGCGAAACCGCGCAGCAGCTATTTACCGAAGCGAACGCGATGCTCGACCGGATCGTTGCGGAAAAGTGGCTCACCGCGCGCGGCGTCGCCGGGTTCTGGCCCTGCGCGCGCGACGGGGACGACATCACCGTGCACGTGGACGAAGGCGAACATCCGGTGTTTCCCTTCCTGCGCCAGCAGGTGAAGAAATCGCGCGACCGGGCCAACATGTGCCTTGCGGATTTCATCGATCCGGCGGGCGACTGGATCGGCGGCTTTGCGGTCGGCATCCACGGGATCGACAGCCATTCCGAACGCTTCCGCGCGGACAAGGACGATTATTCCGACATCCTGCTGAAAGCGCTGGCAGACCGTTTCGCGGAAGCCTTTGCCGAGGCGCTGCACAGGCATACACGTACTGACCTGTGGGGCTATGCGCCCGCCGAGCAGTTCGACAACGTGGCGCTGATCAAGGAACAGTATCGCGGTATCCGCCCGGCCCCGGGCTATCCCGCCTGCCCCGATCACAGCCTCAAGCCCATGCTGTTCGACCTGCTGGATGCAGAGGCAAACGCAGGGCTCTCGCTGACCGAGAATTTCGCCATGTGGCCCACGGCCGCGGTGTGCGGGTTCTATTTCGGCCATCCGGAGAGCGAGTATTTCGGCGTCGCGCGCATCGGCCGCGACCAGCTGGAAGATTATGCGCAGCGCCGCGGCGTCGATCTCGCCACGGCGGAGCGGTGGCTCAGGCCCAACCTCGACTAG
- a CDS encoding homocysteine S-methyltransferase family protein: MGKRQELLDAAAQAILIKDGPYGTAIQNEKLGEDGYRGDYDLGFDQKGNNDLVNLTRPDVIAKICNSYIDAGAQILATNTFNANRISQADYGAESLVAEINAAAARITRECIDTATARDGVPRFVAGALGPTNKTLSLSPDVEDPGYREVDFDTIVEVYREQAGALIDGGADFILIETIFDTLNAKAAIMAVRRLVEERAADIPIMLSMTLTDLSGRNLSGHTVEAFWSAVRHANPVTVGLNCSFGADQLRPHIQVLSDIADTLLMAYPNAGLPNDLGEYDEIPETTASLVKVWAENGRANILGGCCGSTPAHIAAIAQAVKGLPPRKIPEADGKMHLAGLENFTIDA; the protein is encoded by the coding sequence ATGGGTAAGCGGCAGGAACTGCTGGACGCCGCCGCGCAGGCGATCCTGATCAAGGACGGCCCATACGGCACGGCAATCCAGAACGAGAAGCTGGGTGAAGACGGCTATCGCGGCGACTACGATCTCGGCTTCGACCAGAAGGGCAACAACGACCTCGTCAACCTGACGCGGCCCGATGTCATCGCGAAGATCTGCAACAGCTACATCGATGCAGGCGCGCAAATCCTTGCCACCAACACCTTCAACGCCAACCGCATCAGCCAGGCGGATTACGGTGCCGAAAGCCTGGTGGCAGAAATCAACGCGGCGGCCGCGCGGATCACCCGCGAGTGCATCGACACGGCCACCGCAAGGGACGGCGTCCCCCGCTTCGTCGCCGGCGCTCTGGGTCCCACCAACAAGACCCTGTCGCTCAGCCCCGATGTCGAGGATCCGGGCTATCGCGAGGTCGATTTCGACACCATCGTAGAGGTTTACCGCGAACAGGCTGGCGCGCTGATCGACGGCGGGGCGGACTTCATCCTGATCGAGACGATCTTCGATACTCTGAACGCCAAGGCCGCCATCATGGCCGTGCGCCGGCTGGTGGAAGAGCGCGCGGCAGACATCCCGATCATGCTGTCGATGACGCTGACCGACCTGTCGGGCCGCAACCTTTCGGGCCACACGGTGGAAGCGTTCTGGAGCGCGGTCCGCCATGCGAACCCGGTGACCGTGGGCCTCAACTGCAGCTTCGGCGCGGACCAGCTGCGCCCGCATATCCAGGTTCTGTCCGACATCGCCGATACGCTGCTGATGGCCTATCCCAATGCCGGCCTGCCCAACGACCTCGGGGAATATGACGAGATACCCGAAACCACCGCGTCGCTGGTAAAGGTGTGGGCGGAAAACGGCCGGGCCAATATCCTGGGCGGCTGCTGCGGTTCCACCCCCGCACACATCGCCGCCATCGCGCAGGCCGTGAAAGGCCTGCCGCCGCGCAAGATCCCCGAAGCCGACGGCAAGATGCACCTTGCCGGGCTGGAAAACTTCACGATCGACGCCTGA
- a CDS encoding primosomal protein N' encodes MNRVRLLVFNAALGALDYRVPDGMAVEPGSVVIAPLGPRQITGIVWENEHLPAAEVPDAKLRPLLAALPVPPIRAELRRLIEWTADYYCASMSAVARMALSSGQALKGAKTATEYRLTEQEPDRMTPKRAQAMDALQGEQGSIRELAELSGTSEGVLRGLANGGVLEAVEVDLDRPYARADAGHALVELNPDQEEVAAQLVEAVEAGKFAPFLLDGVTGSGKTETYFEPMAQALRMDRQVLVLLPEIALTEAFLKRFEERFGAPPVVWHSSLKSSERRRAWRAIAAGEAQVVVGARSALFLPFARLGLVVVDEAHEVSFKQDDGVRYNARDVAVMRARFEGVPAILASATPALESLQMAASGIYERLELPSRFGSAELPDIATLDLTKHQPARQHWLAPPLVEKLQERLDRGEQSLLFLNRRGYAPLTLCRHCGYRFQCPNCSAWLVEHRLSQRLACHHCGHETAPPAACPDCGEPDCLVACGPGVERIADEVREVLPGARVAVVTSDTLGSPERAAAFIAEAQAQAIDVIVGTQLVTKGFHFPELTLVGVVDADLGLEGGDLRAAERTYQQIAQVAGRAGRGEKPGEVLLQTRHPEAAVIQALVEGDRDAFYEAETEARRHAGAPPFGRWAAIIVSSEDEAEARSAAKLLGGTKPAADGIDIYGPAPAPLSLLRGRYRYRLLVNARRNAELQKVIRSWLGGHEFPRGVRVAIDIDPYSFV; translated from the coding sequence ATGAACCGCGTCCGACTCCTCGTTTTCAACGCCGCGCTGGGCGCGCTGGACTATCGCGTGCCCGACGGGATGGCGGTGGAGCCTGGCAGCGTGGTCATCGCGCCGCTCGGGCCCCGGCAGATCACCGGAATCGTCTGGGAAAACGAACATTTACCGGCAGCCGAAGTTCCTGACGCCAAGCTGCGCCCCTTGCTCGCCGCCCTGCCCGTCCCGCCCATCCGGGCGGAGCTGCGCCGTTTGATCGAATGGACGGCGGACTATTACTGCGCCTCGATGAGCGCGGTGGCCCGGATGGCGCTGTCCAGCGGGCAGGCGCTGAAAGGCGCGAAGACCGCCACCGAATACCGCCTGACGGAGCAGGAGCCCGACCGGATGACGCCCAAGCGCGCGCAGGCGATGGACGCGCTGCAGGGCGAGCAAGGCTCGATCCGCGAGCTGGCCGAGCTTTCCGGCACGTCGGAAGGCGTGCTGCGCGGTCTGGCGAACGGCGGCGTGCTGGAAGCGGTCGAAGTCGACCTCGACCGGCCCTACGCCCGCGCCGATGCCGGCCATGCATTGGTGGAACTGAACCCCGACCAGGAAGAGGTCGCCGCGCAGCTCGTCGAGGCCGTGGAGGCCGGCAAATTCGCGCCGTTCCTGCTCGACGGCGTGACCGGCTCCGGCAAGACGGAGACCTATTTCGAACCGATGGCGCAGGCGCTGCGGATGGACCGCCAGGTGCTGGTGCTGCTGCCCGAAATCGCGCTGACCGAGGCCTTCCTGAAGCGGTTCGAGGAGCGTTTCGGCGCGCCGCCCGTGGTGTGGCATTCCTCGCTCAAATCGTCGGAGCGGCGGCGGGCCTGGCGCGCCATCGCGGCGGGCGAGGCGCAGGTCGTGGTCGGCGCGCGCTCGGCGCTGTTCCTCCCCTTCGCCCGGCTCGGCCTCGTCGTAGTGGACGAGGCGCACGAGGTCAGCTTCAAGCAGGACGACGGCGTGCGCTACAACGCCCGCGACGTGGCCGTCATGCGCGCTCGGTTCGAAGGCGTGCCCGCCATCCTCGCCAGCGCGACTCCGGCCCTGGAAAGCCTGCAGATGGCGGCCAGCGGCATTTACGAACGGCTGGAATTGCCGAGCCGCTTCGGCAGCGCCGAACTGCCCGATATCGCGACGCTGGACCTGACGAAGCACCAGCCGGCACGGCAGCACTGGCTCGCTCCGCCGCTGGTCGAGAAGCTGCAGGAGCGGCTGGACCGGGGCGAGCAATCGCTGCTGTTCCTCAACCGCCGCGGCTATGCGCCGCTGACCTTGTGCCGCCATTGCGGATACCGCTTCCAGTGCCCCAATTGCAGCGCCTGGCTGGTGGAGCATCGCCTCAGCCAGCGGCTTGCCTGCCACCATTGCGGGCACGAGACCGCGCCGCCAGCCGCCTGCCCCGATTGCGGGGAGCCGGACTGCCTCGTCGCGTGCGGCCCCGGGGTAGAGCGGATTGCGGACGAGGTGCGCGAAGTGCTGCCGGGGGCGCGCGTCGCAGTCGTCACGTCGGACACGCTCGGTTCGCCCGAACGCGCCGCGGCCTTCATTGCCGAGGCACAGGCACAGGCGATCGACGTGATCGTCGGCACCCAGTTGGTCACCAAGGGCTTCCACTTTCCCGAGCTGACGCTGGTCGGCGTGGTCGATGCCGACCTCGGCCTCGAAGGCGGGGACCTGCGCGCAGCGGAGCGGACCTACCAACAGATCGCGCAGGTCGCCGGCCGCGCCGGGCGCGGTGAGAAGCCGGGCGAAGTCCTGCTGCAGACCCGCCACCCCGAAGCCGCCGTGATCCAGGCGCTGGTCGAAGGCGACCGGGACGCATTCTACGAAGCGGAAACAGAGGCGCGCCGCCATGCCGGGGCCCCGCCTTTCGGCCGCTGGGCCGCCATCATCGTGTCGAGCGAGGACGAGGCGGAGGCACGCTCCGCCGCCAAGCTGCTCGGCGGGACCAAGCCTGCCGCGGACGGGATCGACATCTACGGCCCCGCCCCTGCCCCGCTGTCGCTGCTGCGCGGGCGCTATCGCTATCGCCTGCTGGTCAACGCGCGGCGCAATGCGGAATTGCAGAAGGTGATCCGCAGCTGGCTAGGCGGCCACGAGTTTCCGCGCGGCGTGCGCGTGGCGATCGACATCGATCCCTACAGCTTCGTCTGA